The following are from one region of the Acipenser ruthenus chromosome 19, fAciRut3.2 maternal haplotype, whole genome shotgun sequence genome:
- the LOC117424043 gene encoding protein phosphatase 1 regulatory subunit 27-like: MKYYYQYPVSQYNTAVPVKPARTVRFPNDIVFQDHIRQGDLEQVGRFIRARKVTLDTIYLSGMAALHEAVLSGNLECVKLLVKYGADIHQKDENGWTPLHMACSDGYPHIARYLISLGAKVDAVNEGGEKPADLIDPDSKELVMLFKGLGVA; encoded by the exons ATGAAGTATTACTATCAATACCCAGTGTCGCAGTACAACACTGCAGTCCCTGTGAAGCCAGCCAGGACAGTACGCTTCCCCAATGACATCGTCTTTCAGGACCACATCAGACAAGGGGACCTGGAGCAGGTTGGGAGGTTCATCAGGGCCAGGAAAGTGACACTGGATACCATCTACCTGTCAG gCATGGCAGCGCTGCATGAGGCTGTGCTGTCAGGGAACCTTGAGTGTGTGAAGCTGCTGGTGAAATATGGTGCTGATATTCACCAGAAAGACGAGAACGGCTGGACTCCGCTGCACATGGCCTGCAGTGATGGCTACCCTCACATCGCGAG ATACCTCATCTCTCTGGGTGCCAAAGTAGATGCAGTGAATGAAGGCGGTGAAAAACCAGCTGACCTCATCGACCCTGACAGCAAAGAACTGGTCATGCTCTTCAAAGGTTTAGGCGTGGCCTGA
- the LOC117424304 gene encoding mapk-regulated corepressor-interacting protein 1-like, translated as MTSSPASRFVSNGKRNTSPRSPTNTGELFTPAHEENVRFIYDAWQCVLRDLASSSDRSERGPQQYVEKTTNPGLNTFTPIDLSDVKRRNTQDSKKS; from the exons ATGACCAG ctcaccTGCTTCTAGATTTGTTTCAAATGGCAAGAGGAACACCAGCCCCCGGTCCCCTACCAACACTGGCGAGCTCTTCACTCCAGCACATGAAGAAAACGTTCGATTTATATATGATG CATGGCAGTGTGTCCTGAGAGACCTTGCGTCCTCCAGTGATCGGAGTGAGCGAGGACCCCAGCAGTATGTTGAGAAGACGACAAACCCTGGGCTTAACA CATTTACTCCCATTGACTTGAGTGATGTAAAGAGACGGAACACACAGGACTCCAAGAAATCTTAA